Genomic DNA from Methanofollis sp. W23:
GGCAGGGCCCCCGGCATGATGGTGTGGGAAGACCACGCCGATCAGAGGTGCCGTCCTCATCATAGATCTGTCCTGTCATCTTGCGCTGGGGGGCGTACCGCCCCCCTGGACCCCCAGACGAGGATAGATGGGGGCGGCTATTCGATGATGTTCCCACGTGGTATCTTGCTCGAAAGGAGGAACACAGATGAGTGCACGAGCAGGAGACCCACGATCATTTTCATCCCGTATGCCTGAGCGAGGGGTTCATGCCAGATTCTACAGAGCCGTAATTTGAAAGAACGCGCTCTTCAAGATCTTTTCTTCCCGATCTTCCTTTCAGGCGATGAAACTCCAGGCGCGATCTCTGAGGGAAGAGCACCGACCCGGCCTCATCTCGTAAATTTCAAAAGAGCCGTTTTGGCAAAAGTGAGAAAAATTCTACAGATCTTGAAGACGTGATCCCTCGTCCCGGAGGAGAGGCGATCACTTCTTCGTTTCTGCATCGATCTTTCTGATCGAGACGCAGTTGATCACCGGTTCTCCTGCCACCACAAAGCGGCGGATCACCATGCCGAGCACCTCGACGACATCGTCCTTGTTGATGTCCTCCTGGGGAGAGGTGAACATCTTCGCTGAGATCGCCCCAGTCCGGTCGGCGACGGTGAACTGGGGTCTGTTGAGGAACTTGAATGAAGCACGTTCCACGACGCCCTTGATCCTGACCGGTTTGTTGAGCAGACTCTCGTTGATCATCCTGACTGAGTAGTTCTTTGCCTCACGCTCATAGACCGGGACCAGGTCGATGTACTGGTTCTGGCTCATGTAGTTGAGGGCAGCAGGAATGATCAGCAGGAGGACCAGGGACGGGACGGCCCAGAGAAGGATCGAATTGTCTCCGGTGATGACGACACTTGCAATGACCACAAGCAAAAAAAAGACGAACACGGCCAATGGGAGGGCCGAGATTCGTACATTTACTTTCCCGATTTCCATTGTACGGTACTCTTCTGCGCTGCACTCACTTGAGTGCTGCGATCTCCTTCTTGAAGGCGACCCAGTAGATCACACCCACGAAGAGCAGACCACCGATGATGTTGCCGATGGTGACGAGGATGATGTTGTTGGTCCACATCGTCACCCAATTGAGACCCTGTACCTTTGCGATCCCGATGGTCGCAATCTGTTCAGCAGACAGGTACGGGGCAGTCATGATGCCTGCCGGGATGAAGTACATGTTTGCGACACAGTGCTCAAACCCGGAGGAGACGAAAGCCATGATCGGGAACCAGATCCCGACGATCTTGCCGATGGCATCGTCTGCGCAGATCCCGAGAAGGATTGCCAGGTTGACGAGCCAGTTACAGCCGATAGCCTTGAGCAGGAGTGACAGGGACGCCATGCCGCCGCTATATGCGACTTTTCCTGCGGCAATATTCACTGCGGTCACACCGAACGCGGTCGCAGAGCCTACGCCTGCAGCCGTCCAGGAGGTCAGCGGGCCATATGCCATCAGGAATGCGTAGAAGACCGAGCCGATGAGGTTGCCGATGTAGACCCAGATCCACAGGTTGATCACGCTGGCCCATGAGACCTTGTGGATGAACGCGGCCATCGGGGCAAGCATCGCGTCTCCGGTGAAGAGTTCAGCACCAGTCAAGATGGTGATGATAAGCCCGACGGGGAAGACGGAACCCAGAATAAACTTTGCGAAACCCACACCAAGGGTAGCTCCGAGACCTGTACTACAAACCGTTGCAAGCCCGGCACCCATGGCAATGTAGGCGCCTGACATGAACCCTCTCAGGATCATGTTCCAGGCCGGCAGGGATACTTTGTATTTTCCCGTGTCGCCTGCCTTTGCGACAATCGCTACTGGAGGATGGAACACCATTACTTTACACCTCTTAAACGTCCGACCTATACCGACTCTATAAAGTCTTTCTGTATAGGTCATTCTACACTCTCGTGAGATATTATTAAAGACTTTCTAAATAATCCTGTGAAGGGGAGCAACTTCCAATTTTGGGCCCCTAATGGGCTTGTTCAGATGTTCAATTCTCTCCATTAACAGTATGGGAATGTAAACGATCTCTGTCCTTTGAACTGAAAAAATCCTGCAGACAGGAATGCTCAGGCCTGCTCTTTTGGGCCTGTGCCCATCACGGCGCGCAGATCTTCACCCCCTGTATATGCGAGACATATGCCCTGATCCAGATATTTTTCTCTGGTTTTTGCTCTGGAAAAACCTTCACTCATTTCTGGTATGAGCATGACTCACCTGCCGTCCCATAATCTCTTGCCGGGAAGGCAAAATCGGCGACCATAACGAAGGGGCGGCGAGCCCCCCGCAGAAGATTTTGAGGAGGATGGCAATCCCTTTTTTGGGCTCTGTAGAACCCCTCACTGATCGTGGGGAGAATGCCTATTCATCCGCCTACCTATAGTCTCCTGCCAGGGGCGGCACGTCCCCGGCCAGAGAGATTCATCAAGAGGATTTACCATGAAAATGATCCAGTCGTTCAATTCTGGAGTTATGGATGAGAATTCGAACGCACTAATTACCCCCAGAACTGATACGTAGAGGAGAGAGACACCTTCTGAACGATCAGACTCTCTGCCTTCCCACCCCATCTTCATCCCGGGGTCCGGGGGCAGAGCCCCAACATGTGGGAAGGCACGTCGATCAGGCGTGCCGCCTCCATCATAGATTCTTTCCCGCCATCTCGCGCCGGGGGAAACCCCCCGGACCCCCTATGACGAAGATAGCCGAGGGGCGGCATGATGCTCGACTCTGATTCGCTCCCCGTTTGTAAGGATGAGGGTCAAGAATTGATCAAATTTGATATGAAATTTTTATCCCGTATTCTTGGGGCGGGCGCTCGCTTCATGGTGAATTCTACAGAACCCTTTTTAGAGGATCATCAGGGATGCCTTCCCGCCCCCTCTTCATTCCTTGGGTGCGGGCGGCACTCGCCCTCGTATGATGGTGGGGGAAGACATGTCGATCAGGGGTGCACCCCCCAATCGTTGAATCTTCAGTGTCATCTTGTGCCCGGGGGCCGTGCTCCCCGGAACCCCCCACGGAGAGAGGAGAGGCGGGGGCGGCAATGCAGTGGACTTTCCATCTGTTGTCCTGCTCCAGAGGGGGAGTACGGGTTCTGCCCAATCCAGAGACCACGATCATTCTCATTGCCACGGGTATCCACCCAGGGTTCATGCAGAATTCGGCTCTGTAGAAACCGTCTTGATGGTTCTTTTCGAAGGGGGGCTTGCCGCCCCCCGAACCCCCCGCGCAATGATAGACGGTGGACGGCAATCCTCTCTTCATGGTCAATTTTGTGCCTTCCCGGCTCTATGGTGGTCCTGGGGGTCCGGGGGCAGAGCCCCCGGCGTGATTGTGTGGGAAGGCGATTGAGTCACTCTTGCACCGAGAGGAAGTGAGGGTTTCTACAAAGTCCAGAATTCTACAAACCCTTGAATTCAGGAAATTCTTTTCTCCTTTCTCTGGCAAGTACCTACAGCATGTCAGATAGCGCCACCCCCTTTCAGCGGATCTTTCTGATTGCCGTGATTGTCGGGGTAATTTCTGGTGTAGGTGCCCTTCTCTTCTTCGAGGCCCTCAAGATCGGGACCAGGTTTTGTATGGGCACCATTGTCGGGTTTCAAATCCCTGAAGAAGGGCAAACCATGGCCGAGATCGCCCTCTGGTCTGCGCCCCAGGACCCCTGGCTGATCCTCCCGGTGATCTGTCTGGGTGGCCTTCTCTCCGGTCTTCTCGTCTATACCTATGCCCCTGAAGCCGAGGGACACGGGACCGATGCTGCGGTCAAGGCCTTTCATGGGGAAGGGCGGATCCGGCACCGTATCCCTCTTCTCAAGGCGCTCACCGCCGTCATCACCATCTCCACCGGCGGGAGTGCAGGACGTGAAGGGCCTACCGCCCAGATGTCGGCCGGGTTTGGTTCGATGGTCGCGGATTATCTTGGACTCTCAGAGCGTGAGCGGCGGATCGCCATTGCCACCGGTATCGGTGCCGGTATCGGTACGATCTTCAAGGCCCCTCTCGGCGGGGCGATCCTTGCTGCCGAAGTGCTGTACACCCGTGACTTCGAGGCCGAGGCGATCGTCCCCGGGTTCTTGGCGTCGGTCATCGGGTATGCGATCTTCGGGAGTGTCGAAGGCTTTGAACCGGTCTTTTTCCCGGTTGGCGTCGAGTGGACGGTCGCCCAGATCCCGCTCTTCCTCTTCCTCGGCGTGGTCTGTGCAGGGGCGGGGCTGCTGTACATCAGGACATTTTACGGGACAAAACGAGTCTTTGCCACATTTTTCGAGCGCCATCATCTCCCAAAACATATCAAACCCCTTTCAGGAGCCTTTCTCACCGGCCTGCTCGTCGTCGGCCTCATCTATCTCTCTCCTGAGACTGCAGTCGTCGGGCTTGCCGGACTTGGCACCGGGTATGGCTTCATCCAGCTTGCCCTGTACTCGATGCTCCCTCTCTCGGTCCTCCTCTTCATCCCCCTGGTCAAGATCCTCACCACCTCGCTGACCATCGGGTCAGGGGGGAGCGGCGGGGTTTTTGCACCTGGCCTGGTCATCGGTGCCGCTACCGGCGGTGCAGTCGGGTCGGCGTTTCATCTGCTGGCCCCCTCCTATGTACCTCCAGAACTGGTGCCCGGGTGTGTGGTGGTCGGGATGATCGCCTTCTTCGGCGCCATCTCCAATGCCCCCATCGCCGTGATGATCATGGTCGTGGAGATGACCGGCAACTTCTCGCTCTTTGTCCCGGCGATGGGTGCGGTGGCGGTCGCCTATGTCCTTACCGGCGAGGAGACGATCTTTGTCGAGCAGGTGCGCACCAAGGCACAGTCCCGTGCCCACCGCGGGGAGTACGAGGTGGACATCCTGGAAGGGATCAGGGTGAGAGACGTCATGATCCCGCGCTCTTCCCTCATCGCCCTTGCCCCCGGCGACACCTGCAGGCGGGTCCTCGACCTGGTCAACTCCACAGAGCACACCGGTTATCCGGTCCTTGAAGGGGACCGGATCGTCGGGATCATCACGACCAGGGACGTCAGGGCGTTCCTTGCTACCGGTGACCTTTCCCGTCCGGTCAATGAGGCGATGAGCGCACCGGTGGTGACAGTCCCTGAGGACCATACGCTGGAGGAGGCGTTGCAGCGTATGATGGAGCATGATATCCACCATCTCCCGGTGGTCGCGGAGGGGACTCCCGGCCGCCTGGTCGGGTTCATCACGAGGACTGACCTGATGCTGGCCCATACCCGACACCTTGCCTCTGGTGGGCGGGCCTGAAGACATTTTTTCTGGACCAGGCCCTCTCCCCATCCTTTTGGCCATATCAAATAGCTCCAATATTATTTGCCTGATCTGGATAAAACGCAAAAATTTAGCTCTGATTATGACGAGATATTATATGGAAACGAAGGCCATCTTTCTTGGACGTGACCCCTCCAGACCCCCATGAACATGATGCCATGCGCTCCCCCTGGTCTGTGCCTGGTGCTGATTGGGTCCAGTTGCACGAATATGGAGACGATCTCTTCTTCTGTTTCTCCCAGGATGGCAGGGTTCTTCATCTCAATCGTGCGGCCAGGGAGGTGCTTGGGTATGGTGAGGGGGGGCAGATCCCTGCAACTGTTGATGCGCTTGTCGCCCCTTCAGATCGTACATGCCTCTCCAGACTCCTGGTGCAGGCGGCAGAGGGGGAAAGTCCTGGTGAGGTCGAGGTGTCTCTTCTGGGTGCGGGGGGAGGGGAGGTCTTGGTCTCTGGCGGTCTTCTCTGCTGCGGCAATGGGCACGATGTGGCTGTCATCGGAT
This window encodes:
- a CDS encoding nucleotide-binding protein, with translation MEIGKVNVRISALPLAVFVFFLLVVIASVVITGDNSILLWAVPSLVLLLIIPAALNYMSQNQYIDLVPVYEREAKNYSVRMINESLLNKPVRIKGVVERASFKFLNRPQFTVADRTGAISAKMFTSPQEDINKDDVVEVLGMVIRRFVVAGEPVINCVSIRKIDAETKK
- a CDS encoding formate/nitrite transporter family protein, which translates into the protein MVFHPPVAIVAKAGDTGKYKVSLPAWNMILRGFMSGAYIAMGAGLATVCSTGLGATLGVGFAKFILGSVFPVGLIITILTGAELFTGDAMLAPMAAFIHKVSWASVINLWIWVYIGNLIGSVFYAFLMAYGPLTSWTAAGVGSATAFGVTAVNIAAGKVAYSGGMASLSLLLKAIGCNWLVNLAILLGICADDAIGKIVGIWFPIMAFVSSGFEHCVANMYFIPAGIMTAPYLSAEQIATIGIAKVQGLNWVTMWTNNIILVTIGNIIGGLLFVGVIYWVAFKKEIAALK
- a CDS encoding chloride channel protein, translating into MSDSATPFQRIFLIAVIVGVISGVGALLFFEALKIGTRFCMGTIVGFQIPEEGQTMAEIALWSAPQDPWLILPVICLGGLLSGLLVYTYAPEAEGHGTDAAVKAFHGEGRIRHRIPLLKALTAVITISTGGSAGREGPTAQMSAGFGSMVADYLGLSERERRIAIATGIGAGIGTIFKAPLGGAILAAEVLYTRDFEAEAIVPGFLASVIGYAIFGSVEGFEPVFFPVGVEWTVAQIPLFLFLGVVCAGAGLLYIRTFYGTKRVFATFFERHHLPKHIKPLSGAFLTGLLVVGLIYLSPETAVVGLAGLGTGYGFIQLALYSMLPLSVLLFIPLVKILTTSLTIGSGGSGGVFAPGLVIGAATGGAVGSAFHLLAPSYVPPELVPGCVVVGMIAFFGAISNAPIAVMIMVVEMTGNFSLFVPAMGAVAVAYVLTGEETIFVEQVRTKAQSRAHRGEYEVDILEGIRVRDVMIPRSSLIALAPGDTCRRVLDLVNSTEHTGYPVLEGDRIVGIITTRDVRAFLATGDLSRPVNEAMSAPVVTVPEDHTLEEALQRMMEHDIHHLPVVAEGTPGRLVGFITRTDLMLAHTRHLASGGRA